A genomic stretch from Pagrus major chromosome 3, Pma_NU_1.0 includes:
- the LOC140993996 gene encoding ADP-ribosylation factor-like protein 4A, with amino-acid sequence MGNGLSDHHLHFPFLPPLQALHIVILGLDCAGKTTVLYRLRFNEFVNTVPTKGFNTEKIKVSLSGSRRYASFHFWDVGGQEKLRPLWRSYTRCADGIVFVVDSVDAERIEEAKTELHKITRLAENQGVPVLVVANKQDLRNSLSLAEMESMLALGELSTATPWHLQPACAIIGEGLQEGLEKLHAMIMKRRKMLRQQKKKR; translated from the coding sequence ATGGGGAACGGATTATCAGATCATCACTTGCACTTCCCATTCCTGCCGCCCTTACAGGCGCTCCACATTGTCATTCTAGGACTGGACTGTGCAGGGAAGACCACTGTTCTCTACCGCCTGCGTTTCAATGAGTTTGTGAACACTGTCCCAACTAAAGGTTTCAACACGGAGAAGATCAAAGTGTCGCTCTCAGGTAGCCGGCGGTATGCATCCTTCCATTTCTGGGATGTAGGAGGTCAGGAGAAGCTGCGGCCTCTGTGGCGCTCATACACACGTTGTGCTGATGGCATTGTGTTCGTAGTGGACTCAGTGGATGCTGAGCGCATCGAGGAAGCCAAAACAGAGCTGCACAAGATCACGCGGCTGGCAGAGAACCAGGGCGTGCCAGTTCTGGTGGTGGCTAACAAACAGGACCTGAGGAATTCCCTCAGTTTGGCTGAGATGGAGAGCATGTTGGCTCTGGGAGAGCTGAGCACAGCCACACCCTGGCACCTTCAGCCTGCTTGTGCTATCATCGGAGAGGGACTACAGGAAGGTCTGGAGAAGCTGCACGCCATGATTatgaagaggagaaagatgCTGCggcaacagaagaagaagagatga